A genomic stretch from Telopea speciosissima isolate NSW1024214 ecotype Mountain lineage chromosome 7, Tspe_v1, whole genome shotgun sequence includes:
- the LOC122668167 gene encoding LEAF RUST 10 DISEASE-RESISTANCE LOCUS RECEPTOR-LIKE PROTEIN KINASE-like 2.1 — protein sequence KLANVSAREDQLEIEKFLENYNSLKTTRYSYSEVKKTTKQFKCKLGQGGYGSVFKGELSNGILVAVKILKEPAANDGDDFINEVGTIGRIHHVNVVRLLGYCADGYKRALIYEFMPNESLAKFIFSSEDAANNPLRHWEKIQDIAIGIARGIEYLHQGCDQRILHFDMKPHNILLDKNFNPKISDFGLAKLCAKGQSNVSMTAARGTMGYIAPEVFSWNFANVSSKSDVYSFGMLLLEMVGGRKNIDVSVEHSSQVYFPEWIYNRLHQGEELGLRMVADEDAEIARRLTIVATWCIQWYPSGRPSMNAVIRMLEGEIDNLEMPPNPFVSTAPGEAEAGAEAEAAILEGSQGPTLAVITEEVQRTEEPKQERTFLDYTRKYFVDEILYHKNLIRIVDPGLQRGNCSSMPRYSNLSDHLDYSVYYLETDVKVITFVGCSSPVKNHTAYISTSPCINGSGSSSHPFSYVLVGMPVSALLPNCEVVRNSPMSAETILMNHTYPEIHKALLISGFLMLDYLYHTGFLKLLADVFPQILFVFVQVMKIIGYIMIGRTSFGILCLSAFVIYKLHRKHLSMDDRIEEFLTNYRNHTPMRYSYWEIWMLTRCFKEILGQGGFGSVYKGVLLNGHPVAVKMLSKTKGNGQDFINEVATIGRIHHINVVQLIGFCAAGSKRALLYEFMPNGSLDKYIFAQDSKSNTLSWDKLYDIAIGIARGIDYLHRGCDMRILRFDIKPHNILLDENFTPKVSDFGLAKLYPTDDSIVSVTAARGTIGYMAPELFYRKFGGVSYKSDVYSFGMLLMEIAGRRKNVNPFVDHTSQIYFPTWIYDRLDHEEELDLGTETEDEKDIVKKLIIVALWCIQMKPIDRPSMSKVIEMLEGSVELLQMPPKPSLTSPPRDLDEAHEAISNSAYLAISCESNASSTDSIISNVNV from the exons AAATTGGCGAACGTGAGTGCAAGAGAAGATCAACTCGAGATAGAGAAATTCTTGGAGAATTACAATTCTCTCAAGACCACCAGATACTCTTATTCTGAGGTTAAGAAGACGACTAAACAATTTAAATGCAAATTAGGACAAGGAGGCTATGGCAGTGTGTTCAAAGGGGAGCTCTCAAATGGAATTCTTGTTGCTGTAAAGATCCTCAAAGAACCAGCAGCCAATGATGGAGATGATTTTATCAACGAAGTGGGCACCATCGGTAGGATTCACCATGTCAATGTGGTTCGTCTTCTTGGGTACTGTGCAGATGGATACAAGAGAGCCTTGATCTATGAATTCATGCCCAATGAATCACTAGCAAAATTCATATTCTCATCAGAAGATGCTGCTAACAACCCTCTTCGACATTGGGAGAAGATTCAGGACATTGCAATAGGTATAGCGAGAGGAATTGAATACCTTCATCAAGGTTGTGACCAGCGTATCCTCCATTTTGATATGAAGCCTCACAATATTCTACTGGACAAAAATTTTAATCCCAAAATTTCTGATTTTGGGCTGGCAAAGTTATGTGCCAAAGGTCAAAGCAATGTATCAATGACAGCTGCTAGGGGAACAATGGGTTATATTGCACCAGAAGTCTTCTCCTGGAACTTTGCCAATGTTTCCTCTAAATCAGATGTTTACAGTTTTGGGATGCTGTTGCTTGAAATGGTGGGAGGAAGGAAAAATATAGATGTCTCAGTGGAGCACTCCAGCCAA gtatacttCCCTGAATGGATTTATAATCGCTTACATCAAGGGGAAGAGCTAGGTTTGAGGATGGTTGCAGATGAAGATGCTGAAATTGCAAGGAGATTGACTATTGTTGCAACTTGGTGCATACAGTGGTACCCATCAGGTCGCCCTTCAATGAATGCTGTGATTCGGATGCTGGAAGGAGAAATTGATAATTTGGAAATGCCACCTAACCCTTTTGTTTCAACAGCTCCAGGAGAGGCAGAGGCTGGGGCAGAGGCTGAGGCAGCAATCTTGGAGGGATCACAAGGCCCAACTCTAGCAGTCATCACTGAAGA AGTCCAGAGAACAGAGGAGCCAAAGCAAGAACGCACTTTCCTCG ATTACACAAGAAAATACTTCGTGGATGAAATTCTGTACCACAAGAATCTTATAAGAATTGTCGACCCTGGTTTACAGAGAGGGAATTGCTCTTCTATGCCTCGCTATTCTAACTTATCTGATCACCTTGATTATTCAGTCTACTATTTGGAAACAGATGTGAAAGTCATCACATTCGTGGGTTGTTCGTCACCAGTCAAGAATCACACAGCTTACATATCTACCTCTCCTTGCATCAATGGAAGTGGAAGCTCCTCACACCCATTTTCATATGTCCTTGTTGGGATGCCAGTCTCTGCACTCCTCCCAAACTGCGAAGTTGTACGTAATTCTCCTATGTCAGCAGAGACAATACTGATGAACCACACATATCCAGAAATTCACAAGGCTTTGCT TATTTCAGGCTTTCTTATGCTTGACTATTTATATCATACAGGTTTCTTAAAACTCCTTGCAGACGTATTCCCTCAGATACTTT TTGTTTTTGTCCAAGTGATGAAGATAATTG GGTACATCATGATAGGAAGGACATCATTTGGGATATTGTGCCTCTCAGCCTTTGTTATCTACAAATTACACAGAAAACATCTGTCAATGGATGACAGAATTGAGGAGTTCTTAACTAACTACAGGAATCACACGCCAATGAGGTATTCATATTGGGAAATTTGGATGTTGACCAGATGTTTCAAAGAAATATTAGGCCAAGGAGGCTTTGGCTCTGTATACAAAGGAGTGCTTCTCAACGGCCATCCGGTTGCCGTAAAGATGTTGAGCAAGACTAAAGGGAATGGGCAAGACTTCATCAATGAAGTTGCGACAATTGGAAGGATTCATCACATTAATGTTGTGCAACTAATTGGATTCTGTGCAGCGGGATCAAAGAGGGCTCTTCTATATGAATTCATGCCAAATGGATCTCTGGATAAGTATATATTTGCTCAAGATTCTAAAAGCAACACTCTAAGCTGGGACAAGTTGTATGACATTGCCATAGGAATTGCTCGTGGAATTGATTATCTACATCGAGGTTGTGATATGCGGATTTTACGTTTTGATATCAAGCCCCACAACATTCTTCTTGATGAGAACTTTACTCCAAAAGTTTCAGATTTTGGGCTTGCAAAACTCTACCCAACCGATGATAGTATTGTATCTGTAACTGCTGCACGAGGAACAATAGGTTACATGGCTCCTGAACTATTTTACAGAAAATTTGGAGGAGTTTCATATAAATCtgatgtttatagctttggaatGTTATTGATGGAAATTgctggaagaaggaaaaatgtCAACCCATTTGTCGATCATACAAGCCAAATTTACTTCCCAACATGGATATATGATCGTTTGGACCATGAAGAAGAATTGGATTTGGGGACTGAAACAGAGGACGAAAAGGATATAGTGAAGAAACTGATTATAGTTGCATTATGGTGCATACAAATGAAGCCAATCGATCGTCCTTCAATGAGCAAAGTCATAGAAATGCTAGAGGGCAGTGTAGAACTTCTGCAAATGCCACCCAAGCCCTCCTTAACATCTCCACCTCGGGACCTTGATGAAGCTCATGAAGCTATCTCAAATTCAGCATATCTAGCAATTTCTTGTGAATCAAATGCCTCCTCCACGGATTCcattatctcaaatgtgaatgTATAA